A genomic window from Patescibacteria group bacterium includes:
- a CDS encoding MBL fold metallo-hydrolase, which produces MTKKTRNCIFFIFSGLIFINILAWIVVFDLNGPQFLEVTFFDVGQGDAIFIETPKFHQILIDGGPDSTILEKLGKTLPFYDRSLDLVILTHPEYDHMAGLIEVLKRYKVDFVLWTGVIRDTSEYEEWQKVIRKEGTVIKIAESGQKILWESNPKNFIDILYPFEDLAGQEIKRSNDTSIVSRLVFTNNTFLFTGDISKSVEKKMINREIDFNSNILKVAHHGSKTSTSEEFLKKVLPEIAVVQVGENKYGHPNSEVLEKLKFFDIKVLRTDLNGDIKIISDGIKFKYETAISNF; this is translated from the coding sequence CGATCTTAATGGACCTCAATTTTTGGAGGTCACTTTTTTTGATGTTGGTCAAGGAGATGCCATTTTTATTGAAACTCCAAAATTTCACCAGATTTTAATTGATGGAGGTCCAGATTCAACTATTTTAGAAAAATTGGGAAAAACTCTGCCTTTTTATGATAGATCTTTAGATTTAGTAATTTTGACCCATCCCGAATATGATCATATGGCCGGACTAATTGAGGTTTTAAAAAGATATAAAGTCGATTTTGTTTTATGGACTGGAGTGATTAGGGATACATCCGAATATGAAGAATGGCAAAAAGTAATCAGAAAAGAGGGGACAGTAATAAAAATAGCTGAATCTGGTCAAAAAATATTATGGGAATCTAACCCTAAAAATTTTATTGATATTTTATATCCCTTTGAAGATTTAGCCGGTCAGGAAATCAAAAGGAGTAATGACACCTCAATTGTGAGTAGATTGGTTTTTACTAATAACACCTTTCTTTTCACTGGTGATATTTCTAAATCAGTGGAAAAAAAAATGATTAATCGAGAAATCGATTTTAATTCTAATATTTTAAAGGTTGCCCACCATGGTTCAAAAACTTCAACTTCTGAAGAATTTTTAAAAAAAGTTTTGCCAGAAATTGCCGTTGTGCAGGTTGGAGAAAATAAATATGGACATCCAAATTCAGAGGTATTGGAAAAGTTAAAATTTTTTGATATAAAGGTTTTAAGGACAGATTTAAATGGTGATATAAAAATAATTAGCGATGGAATAAAATTTAAATATGAAACAGCAATTTCCAATTTTTAA